Proteins encoded together in one Streptomyces umbrinus window:
- the rpsH gene encoding 30S ribosomal protein S8: MTMTDPIADMLTRLRNANSAYHDDVAMPHSKIKSHIAEILQQEGFITGWKVEDAEVGKKLVLELKFGPNRERSIAGIKRISKPGLRVYAKSTSLPKVLGGLGVAIISTSHGLLTDKQAGKKGVGGEVLAYVW, encoded by the coding sequence ATGACCATGACTGATCCCATCGCAGACATGCTTACTCGTCTGCGTAACGCGAACTCGGCGTACCACGACGATGTCGCGATGCCGCACAGCAAGATCAAGTCTCACATCGCGGAGATCCTCCAGCAGGAGGGCTTCATCACCGGCTGGAAGGTCGAGGACGCCGAGGTCGGCAAGAAGCTCGTCCTCGAGCTGAAGTTCGGCCCGAACCGTGAGCGCTCCATCGCGGGCATCAAGCGGATCTCGAAGCCGGGTCTGCGTGTGTACGCGAAGTCCACCTCCCTGCCCAAGGTGCTCGGTGGCCTCGGCGTGGCGATCATCTCCACGTCGCACGGTCTCCTCACCGACAAGCAGGCCGGCAAGAAGGGCGTAGGCGGAGAAGTCCTCGCCTACGTCTGGTAG
- a CDS encoding adenylate kinase, whose translation MRIVLVGPPGAGKGTQAAFLAQNLSIPHISTGDLFRANISQKTELGKLAKSYMDEGNLVPDEVTIAMARDRMEQPDAANGFLLDGFPRNVSQAEALDQALKADAVELDAVLDLEVPEDEVVKRIAGRRICRRDSSHVFHVTYSPPKKTDVCDACGGELYQRDDDTEETVRKRLEVYHTQTEPIIDYYRAQGLVVTISALGKVDDVTKRAMDALNRQVEGKDQSDEDKNDSEGDGDK comes from the coding sequence ATGCGTATCGTCCTCGTCGGGCCGCCCGGTGCGGGCAAGGGAACGCAGGCCGCGTTCCTCGCCCAGAACCTGTCGATCCCGCACATCTCCACGGGCGACCTCTTCCGTGCGAACATCAGCCAGAAGACCGAACTCGGCAAACTGGCGAAGTCGTACATGGACGAGGGCAACCTTGTGCCGGACGAGGTCACGATCGCCATGGCCAGGGACCGCATGGAGCAGCCGGACGCCGCGAACGGCTTCCTGCTCGACGGCTTCCCGCGGAACGTCTCGCAGGCCGAGGCGCTCGATCAGGCGCTCAAGGCCGACGCTGTGGAGCTGGACGCGGTGCTCGACCTGGAGGTCCCCGAGGACGAGGTGGTCAAGCGCATCGCCGGCCGCCGCATCTGCCGCAGGGACTCGAGTCATGTCTTCCACGTGACGTACAGCCCGCCGAAGAAGACGGACGTCTGCGACGCCTGTGGCGGCGAGCTGTACCAGCGTGACGACGACACCGAGGAGACCGTCCGCAAGCGCCTGGAGGTCTACCACACGCAGACCGAGCCGATCATCGACTACTACCGGGCCCAGGGCCTGGTCGTGACGATCTCGGCGCTCGGCAAGGTGGACGACGTCACCAAGCGCGCGATGGACGCCCTCAACCGCCAGGTGGAGGGCAAGGACCAGAGCGACGAGGACAAGAACGACAGCGAGGGCGACGGCGACAAGTAG
- the rpsE gene encoding 30S ribosomal protein S5: MAGPQRRGSGAGGGERRDRKGRDGGAAAEKTAYVERVVAINRVAKVVKGGRRFSFTALVVVGDGDGTVGVGYGKAKEVPAAIAKGVEEAKKHFFKVPRIQGTIPHPITGEKAAGVVLLKPASPGTGVIAGGPVRAVLECAGVHDILSKSLGSSNAINIVHATVAALKGLQRPEEIAARRGLPLEDVAPAALLRARAGAGA; the protein is encoded by the coding sequence ATGGCTGGACCCCAGCGCCGCGGAAGCGGTGCCGGTGGCGGCGAGCGGCGGGACCGGAAGGGCCGTGACGGCGGCGCTGCTGCCGAGAAGACCGCGTACGTTGAGCGCGTTGTCGCGATCAACCGCGTCGCCAAGGTTGTGAAGGGTGGTCGTCGCTTCAGCTTCACTGCGCTCGTCGTAGTGGGCGATGGCGATGGCACCGTCGGTGTCGGCTACGGCAAGGCCAAGGAGGTGCCGGCCGCCATCGCCAAGGGTGTTGAGGAGGCCAAGAAGCACTTCTTCAAGGTCCCCCGTATCCAGGGCACCATCCCGCACCCGATCACGGGCGAGAAGGCCGCGGGCGTCGTCCTGCTCAAGCCTGCTTCCCCCGGTACCGGCGTTATCGCCGGTGGCCCGGTGCGTGCTGTCCTCGAGTGCGCCGGCGTCCACGACATCCTGTCGAAGTCGCTCGGCTCGTCCAACGCGATCAACATCGTGCACGCGACCGTGGCGGCCCTCAAGGGTCTGCAGCGTCCCGAGGAGATCGCGGCCCGCCGCGGTCTGCCCCTCGAGGACGTCGCCCCCGCGGCTCTGCTCCGTGCGCGTGCGGGAGCGGGTGCGTAA
- the rplP gene encoding 50S ribosomal protein L16: protein MLIPRRVKHRKQHHPKRRGQAKGGTEVSFGEYGIQALTPAYVTNRQIEAARIAMTRHIKRGGKVWINIYPDRPLTKKPAETRMGSGKGSPEWWVANVHPGRVMFELSYPNEKIAREALTRAAHKLPMKCRIVKREAGEA, encoded by the coding sequence ATGCTGATCCCCCGTAGGGTCAAGCACCGCAAGCAGCACCACCCCAAGCGCCGTGGTCAGGCCAAGGGTGGTACGGAGGTTTCGTTCGGCGAGTACGGCATTCAGGCCCTCACGCCGGCGTACGTGACGAACCGCCAGATCGAGGCGGCTCGTATCGCGATGACCCGTCACATCAAGCGTGGCGGCAAGGTCTGGATCAACATCTACCCGGACCGCCCGCTGACCAAGAAGCCCGCCGAGACCCGCATGGGTTCCGGTAAGGGTTCCCCCGAGTGGTGGGTCGCGAACGTGCACCCGGGCCGGGTCATGTTCGAGCTGTCCTACCCCAACGAGAAGATCGCCCGTGAGGCCCTCACTCGCGCAGCCCACAAGCTGCCGATGAAGTGCCGGATCGTCAAGCGCGAGGCAGGTGAAGCGTGA
- a CDS encoding type Z 30S ribosomal protein S14: MAKKALIAKAARKPKFGVRGYTRCQRCGRPHSVYRKFGLCRVCLREMAHRGELPGVTKSSW, encoded by the coding sequence ATGGCGAAGAAGGCTCTGATTGCCAAGGCTGCTCGTAAGCCCAAGTTCGGCGTACGTGGCTACACGCGCTGCCAGCGCTGCGGCCGTCCGCACTCCGTGTACCGCAAGTTCGGCCTCTGCCGTGTGTGCCTTCGTGAGATGGCTCACCGTGGCGAGCTGCCGGGCGTGACCAAGAGCTCCTGGTAA
- the rplR gene encoding 50S ribosomal protein L18, with protein sequence MAYGTKIAKGDAYKRAAIKRRHIRIRKKVNGTAERPRLVVTRSNRHIVAQVIDDIKGHTLASASTLDTSIRGEGEKSAQAGKVGALVAERAKAAGVEAVVFDRGGNQYAGRIAALADAAREAGLKF encoded by the coding sequence ATGGCATACGGTACGAAGATCGCTAAGGGCGACGCTTACAAGCGTGCTGCCATCAAGCGGCGCCACATCCGGATCCGTAAGAAGGTCAACGGAACGGCTGAGCGTCCTCGCCTGGTCGTGACGCGCTCGAACCGCCACATCGTGGCCCAGGTCATCGACGACATCAAGGGTCACACCCTGGCGTCGGCGTCGACCCTGGACACGTCGATCCGTGGCGAGGGCGAGAAGTCGGCGCAGGCCGGCAAGGTCGGCGCTCTTGTCGCCGAGCGTGCCAAGGCCGCCGGTGTCGAGGCTGTCGTATTCGACCGTGGTGGCAACCAGTACGCCGGGCGCATCGCTGCCCTGGCGGACGCCGCCCGCGAGGCCGGACTCAAGTTCTGA
- the rplF gene encoding 50S ribosomal protein L6 yields the protein MSRIGKLPITVPAGVDVTIDGRTVSVKGPKGSLSHTVAAPIEIAKGEDGILNVTRPNDERQNKALHGLSRTLVANMITGVTTGYVKKLEISGVGYRVLAKGSNLEFSLGYSHSITVEAPEGITFKVENPTRFSVEGIDKQKVGEVAANIRKLRKPDPYKAKGVKYEGEVIRRKVGKAGK from the coding sequence ATGTCGCGTATTGGCAAGCTCCCCATCACGGTTCCCGCCGGCGTGGACGTCACCATCGACGGCCGTACGGTTTCGGTGAAGGGCCCCAAGGGCTCCCTCTCCCACACCGTCGCGGCGCCGATCGAGATCGCTAAGGGCGAGGACGGCATTCTCAATGTCACCCGCCCGAACGACGAGCGTCAGAACAAGGCCCTGCACGGCCTGTCCCGCACGCTGGTGGCGAACATGATCACCGGCGTGACCACGGGTTACGTGAAGAAGCTCGAAATCAGCGGTGTCGGTTACCGAGTCCTGGCGAAGGGTTCCAACCTGGAGTTCTCGCTCGGCTACAGCCACTCGATCACTGTCGAGGCCCCCGAGGGCATCACCTTCAAGGTCGAGAACCCCACGCGGTTCTCGGTCGAGGGCATCGACAAGCAGAAGGTCGGAGAGGTTGCGGCCAACATCCGCAAGCTGCGCAAGCCCGACCCGTACAAGGCCAAGGGTGTCAAGTACGAGGGCGAAGTCATCCGCCGCAAGGTCGGAAAGGCGGGTAAGTAA
- the infA gene encoding translation initiation factor IF-1: MAKKQGAIEIEGTVVESLPNAMFKVELQNGHQVLAHISGKMRMHYIRILPDDRVVVELSPYDLTRGRIVYRYK; encoded by the coding sequence GTGGCCAAGAAGCAAGGTGCCATCGAGATCGAGGGCACTGTCGTCGAGTCTCTTCCGAACGCCATGTTCAAGGTCGAGCTCCAGAACGGCCACCAGGTCCTGGCTCACATCAGCGGCAAGATGCGCATGCACTACATCCGCATCCTCCCTGACGACCGGGTCGTGGTGGAGTTGTCTCCGTACGACCTGACCCGTGGCCGGATCGTCTACCGGTACAAGTAG
- the rpsC gene encoding 30S ribosomal protein S3 produces the protein MGQKVNPHGFRLGITTDFKSRWYADKLYKDYVKEDVAIRRMMTSGMERAGISKVEIERTRDRVRVDIHTARPGIVIGRRGAEADRIRGDLEKLTGKQVQLNILEVKSPETDAQLVAQAVAEQLSSRVSFRRAMRKSMQGTMKAGAKGIKIQCGGRLGGAEMSRSEFYREGRVPLHTLRANVDYGFFEAKTTFGRIGVKVWIYKGDVKNIAEVRAENAAARAGNRPARGGGPGGDRPARGGGRGGERGGRGRKPQQQSAPAAEAPKAEAPAAAAPAEAAPSSTGGTEA, from the coding sequence ATGGGCCAGAAGGTTAACCCGCATGGGTTCCGGCTCGGCATCACCACGGACTTCAAGTCCCGTTGGTACGCCGACAAGCTGTACAAGGACTACGTCAAGGAAGACGTCGCCATCCGTCGGATGATGACGTCCGGCATGGAGCGCGCCGGCATCTCGAAGGTTGAGATCGAGCGCACCCGTGACCGCGTCCGTGTGGACATCCACACCGCGCGCCCGGGCATCGTCATCGGCCGTCGTGGCGCCGAGGCCGACCGCATCCGCGGCGACCTCGAGAAGCTGACCGGCAAGCAGGTCCAGCTGAACATCCTTGAGGTCAAGAGCCCGGAGACGGACGCTCAGCTGGTGGCCCAGGCCGTCGCCGAGCAGCTGTCCTCCCGCGTCTCCTTCCGTCGTGCCATGCGCAAGAGCATGCAGGGCACGATGAAGGCCGGCGCCAAGGGCATCAAGATCCAGTGTGGTGGCCGTCTCGGCGGCGCCGAGATGTCCCGCTCGGAGTTCTACCGCGAGGGCCGTGTGCCCCTGCACACGCTCCGCGCGAACGTCGACTACGGCTTCTTCGAGGCCAAGACGACCTTCGGCCGTATCGGTGTGAAGGTCTGGATCTACAAGGGCGACGTCAAGAACATCGCCGAGGTCCGCGCCGAGAACGCCGCAGCCCGCGCGGGCAACCGCCCGGCCCGTGGTGGCGGCCCGGGCGGCGACCGTCCGGCCCGTGGCGGTGGCCGCGGTGGCGAGCGTGGCGGCCGCGGCCGCAAGCCGCAGCAGCAGTCCGCGCCGGCTGCCGAGGCCCCCAAGGCCGAGGCTCCGGCGGCTGCCGCTCCGGCTGAGGCAGCGCCCTCTTCTACTGGCGGAACGGAGGCCTGA
- the rplX gene encoding 50S ribosomal protein L24, with protein sequence MKIKKGDLVQVITGKDKGKQGKVIAAYPREDRVLVEGVNRVKKHTKAGPTARGSQAGGIVTTEAPVHVSNVQLVVEKDGNKVVTRVGYRFDDEGNKVRVAKRTGEDI encoded by the coding sequence ATGAAGATCAAGAAGGGCGACCTGGTACAGGTCATCACCGGTAAGGACAAGGGCAAGCAGGGCAAGGTCATCGCGGCCTACCCCCGCGAGGACCGCGTCCTGGTCGAGGGTGTCAACCGGGTCAAGAAGCACACCAAGGCCGGCCCGACCGCTCGCGGTTCGCAGGCCGGTGGCATCGTCACGACCGAGGCGCCCGTCCACGTCTCCAACGTCCAGCTGGTCGTTGAGAAGGACGGCAACAAGGTCGTCACGCGTGTCGGTTACCGCTTCGACGACGAGGGCAACAAGGTTCGCGTTGCCAAGCGGACGGGTGAGGACATCTGA
- the rpmD gene encoding 50S ribosomal protein L30 — protein MARLKVTQTKSYIGSKQNHRDTLRSLGLKGINTVVVKEDRPEFRGMVHTVRHLVTVEEVD, from the coding sequence ATGGCTCGCCTCAAGGTCACGCAGACGAAGTCGTACATCGGCAGCAAGCAGAACCACCGTGACACCCTGCGGTCCCTTGGTCTCAAGGGGATCAACACCGTGGTCGTCAAGGAGGACCGCCCCGAGTTCCGCGGAATGGTTCACACCGTCCGCCACCTCGTGACGGTTGAGGAGGTCGACTGA
- the rpmC gene encoding 50S ribosomal protein L29 encodes MSAGTKASELRELGDEELLAKLREAKEELFNLRFQAATGQLENHGRLKAVRKDIARIYTLMRERELGIETVESA; translated from the coding sequence ATGTCGGCCGGTACCAAGGCGTCCGAGCTGCGCGAACTGGGTGACGAGGAGCTTCTCGCGAAGCTCCGCGAAGCCAAGGAAGAGCTGTTCAACCTCCGCTTCCAGGCGGCGACCGGTCAGCTCGAGAACCACGGTCGGCTGAAGGCCGTCCGCAAGGACATCGCGCGGATCTACACCCTGATGCGTGAGCGCGAGCTGGGCATCGAGACGGTGGAGAGCGCCTGA
- the rplE gene encoding 50S ribosomal protein L5 — translation MATTTIPRLKTKYREEIAGKLQEEFSYENVMQTPGLVKIVVNMGVGDAARDSKLIDGAIRDLTTITGQKPAVTKARKSIAQFKLREGQPIGAHVTLRGDRMWEFLDRTLSLALPRIRDFRGLSPKQFDGRGNYTFGLTEQVMFHEIDQDKIDRVRGMDITVVTTATNDAEGRALLRHLGFPFKEA, via the coding sequence ATGGCTACCACCACGATTCCGCGTCTCAAGACGAAGTACCGCGAGGAGATCGCGGGCAAGCTGCAGGAAGAGTTCTCCTACGAGAACGTCATGCAGACCCCGGGTCTCGTCAAGATCGTGGTCAACATGGGTGTGGGCGACGCCGCCCGCGACTCCAAGCTGATCGACGGCGCGATTCGCGACCTCACCACGATCACCGGTCAGAAGCCGGCCGTCACCAAGGCCCGTAAGTCCATCGCGCAGTTCAAGCTGCGTGAGGGCCAGCCGATCGGTGCCCACGTCACGCTTCGTGGCGACCGCATGTGGGAGTTCCTGGACCGCACCCTGTCGCTCGCGCTGCCGCGCATCCGCGACTTCCGTGGTCTGTCCCCCAAGCAGTTCGACGGCCGTGGCAACTACACCTTCGGTCTCACGGAGCAGGTCATGTTCCACGAGATCGACCAGGACAAGATCGACCGCGTCCGGGGTATGGACATCACCGTGGTCACCACGGCGACCAACGACGCCGAAGGCCGTGCCCTTCTCCGTCACCTCGGCTTCCCCTTCAAGGAGGCGTAA
- the secY gene encoding preprotein translocase subunit SecY: protein MLTAFARAFKTPDLRKKLLFTLGIIVVYRVGTHIPIPGVDYQNVQTCIDAASQGGNQGLFGLVNMFSGGALLQITIFALGIMPYITASIILQLLTVVIPRLEALKKEGQAGTAKITQYTRYLTVALAILQGTGLVATARSGALFTSCPVANQIVPDQSIFVTITMVITMTAGTAAVMWLGELITDRGIGNGMSILMFISIAATFPSALWAIKVQGNLAGGWIEFGTVIAVGLVMVGLVVFVEQAQRRIPVQYAKRMIGRRSYGGTSTYIPLKVNQAGIIPVIFASSLLYIPALIAQFAGGTSGWKTWIEQNLTKGDHPIYISTYFLLIVFFAFFYVAISFNPEEVADNMKKYGGFIPGIRAGRPTAEYLGYVLNRITWPGSLYLGLIALVPTMALVGFGANQNFPFGGTSILIIVGVGLETVKQIESQLQQRNYEGFLR from the coding sequence GTGCTCACCGCGTTCGCCCGGGCGTTCAAGACGCCCGACCTGCGCAAGAAGCTGCTCTTCACGCTCGGCATCATCGTGGTCTATCGGGTTGGTACGCACATCCCGATCCCCGGTGTCGACTACCAGAACGTTCAGACCTGTATCGATGCGGCATCGCAGGGCGGCAATCAGGGCCTGTTCGGTCTGGTCAACATGTTCAGCGGTGGCGCCCTGCTGCAGATCACGATCTTCGCGCTGGGAATCATGCCGTACATCACGGCGAGCATCATTCTGCAGCTGTTGACCGTGGTGATCCCGCGTCTGGAGGCCCTCAAGAAGGAGGGTCAGGCCGGTACGGCGAAGATCACGCAGTACACCCGTTATCTGACGGTGGCACTGGCCATCCTGCAGGGTACCGGCCTGGTGGCCACCGCCCGCAGTGGTGCACTGTTCACCAGCTGCCCGGTCGCGAACCAGATCGTGCCCGACCAGTCGATCTTCGTCACCATCACGATGGTCATCACCATGACCGCCGGTACGGCCGCCGTCATGTGGCTCGGTGAGCTCATCACCGACCGCGGCATCGGCAACGGCATGTCGATCCTGATGTTCATCTCGATCGCCGCCACGTTCCCGTCGGCGCTGTGGGCCATCAAGGTGCAGGGCAACCTGGCGGGCGGCTGGATCGAGTTCGGCACCGTCATCGCGGTCGGTCTCGTCATGGTCGGTCTGGTCGTCTTCGTGGAGCAGGCTCAGCGCCGCATTCCCGTCCAGTACGCGAAGCGCATGATCGGTCGCCGGTCCTACGGCGGCACGTCCACGTACATCCCGCTGAAGGTCAACCAGGCCGGCATCATCCCTGTGATCTTTGCCTCGTCGCTGCTCTACATCCCGGCGCTGATCGCTCAGTTCGCAGGTGGGACGTCCGGTTGGAAGACCTGGATCGAACAGAACCTCACCAAGGGTGACCACCCGATTTACATCAGCACGTACTTCTTGCTGATCGTGTTCTTCGCCTTCTTCTACGTGGCTATCTCGTTCAACCCCGAGGAAGTCGCGGACAACATGAAGAAGTATGGTGGCTTCATCCCGGGCATCCGGGCTGGCCGGCCGACCGCTGAGTACCTGGGATACGTACTCAACCGGATCACCTGGCCAGGTTCGCTGTACTTGGGTCTGATCGCTCTCGTACCGACGATGGCGTTGGTTGGTTTCGGGGCAAACCAGAACTTCCCGTTCGGCGGTACCAGCATCCTGATCATCGTGGGTGTGGGTCTGGAGACGGTGAAGCAGATCGAGAGCCAGCTCCAGCAGCGCAATTACGAAGGGTTCCTCCGCTGA
- the rplV gene encoding 50S ribosomal protein L22 — MEARAQARYIRVTPMKARRVVDLIRGMDATEAQAVLRFAPQAASVPVGKVLDSAIANAAHNYDHTDAGSLVISEAYVDEGPTLKRFRPRAQGRAYRIRKRTSHITVVVSSKEGTR, encoded by the coding sequence ATGGAAGCCAGGGCCCAGGCGCGGTACATCCGCGTTACGCCCATGAAGGCCCGCCGCGTGGTGGACCTTATCCGTGGCATGGATGCCACGGAGGCTCAGGCGGTCCTGCGTTTCGCCCCGCAGGCCGCGAGCGTGCCGGTCGGCAAGGTGCTTGACAGCGCCATTGCCAACGCCGCACACAACTACGACCACACCGACGCCGGCAGCCTTGTCATCTCCGAGGCCTACGTCGACGAGGGCCCGACCCTGAAGCGGTTCCGTCCGCGTGCCCAGGGCCGTGCCTACCGGATCCGCAAGCGGACCAGCCACATCACCGTGGTCGTCAGCAGCAAGGAAGGAACCCGGTAA
- the rpmJ gene encoding 50S ribosomal protein L36, translated as MKVKPSVKKICDKCRVIRRHGRVMVICENPRHKQRQG; from the coding sequence ATGAAGGTCAAGCCGAGCGTCAAGAAGATCTGCGACAAGTGCAGGGTGATCCGCCGTCACGGCCGGGTCATGGTCATCTGCGAAAACCCGCGGCACAAGCAGCGCCAGGGCTGA
- the map gene encoding type I methionyl aminopeptidase yields the protein MVQIKTPEQIAKMREAGLVVAAVHRATREAAVPGATTKDLDEVARKVLAEHGAKSNFLGYGGFPATICTSANEVVVHGIPSDDVVLKDGDIISIDAGAIVDGWHGDAAFTAFVGSGHAPELIELSRVTEESMWAGIAAMKLGNRLVDVSRAIETYIRRQPKPGGGKYGIVEDYGGHGIGTEMHMDPHLLNYVERRRGKGPKLVPGFCLAIEPMVSLGTPKTEVLSDDWTVITTDGTWSSHWEHSVALTEEGPLVLTAPDGGKAKLAEYGITAAPDPLG from the coding sequence ATGGTGCAGATCAAGACCCCCGAGCAGATCGCCAAGATGCGTGAGGCGGGCCTGGTCGTCGCCGCCGTCCACAGGGCGACACGGGAAGCGGCGGTACCCGGGGCCACGACGAAGGACCTGGACGAGGTCGCCCGCAAGGTGCTGGCCGAGCACGGCGCCAAGTCCAACTTCCTGGGATACGGCGGCTTCCCCGCGACGATCTGCACCTCGGCGAACGAGGTCGTCGTGCACGGCATCCCGAGCGACGACGTCGTGCTGAAGGACGGCGACATCATCTCGATCGACGCCGGCGCCATCGTCGACGGCTGGCACGGGGACGCCGCCTTCACCGCCTTCGTCGGGTCCGGTCACGCTCCGGAGCTCATCGAGCTGTCCCGGGTGACCGAGGAGTCGATGTGGGCCGGGATCGCGGCCATGAAGCTGGGCAACCGGCTCGTCGACGTCTCCCGCGCCATCGAGACGTACATCCGGCGGCAGCCGAAGCCCGGCGGTGGCAAGTACGGGATCGTCGAGGACTACGGCGGCCACGGCATCGGCACCGAGATGCACATGGATCCGCATCTGCTGAACTACGTGGAGCGGCGGCGGGGTAAGGGGCCGAAGCTCGTTCCCGGGTTCTGCCTCGCCATTGAGCCCATGGTTTCGCTGGGTACGCCGAAGACCGAGGTTCTCTCGGACGACTGGACCGTCATCACGACGGATGGCACGTGGTCCTCCCACTGGGAGCACTCTGTCGCTCTGACGGAGGAGGGGCCGCTTGTGCTGACGGCTCCCGACGGGGGTAAGGCGAAGCTGGCCGAGTATGGGATCACTGCGGCTCCTGATCCTCTGGGCTGA
- the rplN gene encoding 50S ribosomal protein L14, whose product MIQQESRLRVADNTGAKEILCIRVLGGSGRRYAGIGDVIVATVKDAIPGGNVKKGDVIKAVIVRTVKERRRPDGSYIRFDENAAVILKNDGDPRGTRIFGPVGRELREKKFMKIISLAPEVL is encoded by the coding sequence GTGATCCAGCAGGAGTCGCGACTGCGTGTCGCCGACAACACTGGTGCGAAGGAGATCCTTTGCATCCGTGTGCTCGGTGGCTCCGGTCGCCGCTACGCGGGCATCGGTGACGTGATCGTCGCCACCGTCAAGGACGCGATCCCCGGCGGCAACGTGAAGAAGGGTGACGTCATCAAGGCGGTCATCGTTCGCACCGTCAAGGAGCGCCGCCGTCCGGACGGCTCGTACATCCGCTTCGACGAGAACGCCGCCGTCATTCTGAAGAACGACGGCGACCCTCGCGGCACCCGCATCTTCGGCCCGGTGGGCCGGGAGCTGCGCGAGAAGAAGTTCATGAAGATCATCTCGCTCGCGCCGGAGGTGCTGTAA
- the rpsQ gene encoding 30S ribosomal protein S17, with the protein MSESNVTEETKTSRGFRKTREGLVVSDKMDKTVVVAVEDRVKHALYGKVIRRTNKLKAHDEQNAAGVGDRVIIMETRPLSATKRWRIVEILEKAK; encoded by the coding sequence ATGAGCGAGAGCAACGTGACTGAAGAGACCAAGACGAGCCGCGGTTTCCGCAAGACCCGTGAGGGTCTGGTCGTCAGCGACAAGATGGACAAGACCGTCGTCGTCGCCGTCGAGGACCGCGTCAAGCACGCGCTGTACGGCAAGGTCATCCGCCGTACGAACAAGCTCAAGGCCCACGACGAGCAGAACGCTGCGGGCGTCGGCGACCGAGTCATCATCATGGAGACCCGGCCGCTGTCCGCGACAAAGCGCTGGCGCATCGTCGAGATCCTCGAGAAGGCCAAGTAA